A genomic region of Zalophus californianus isolate mZalCal1 chromosome 1, mZalCal1.pri.v2, whole genome shotgun sequence contains the following coding sequences:
- the ZNF639 gene encoding zinc finger protein 639 encodes MNEYPKKRKRKTLHPSRYSDSSGISRIADGFNGIFSDHCYSVCSMRQPDLKYFDNKDDDSDTETSNDLPKFTDGIKARNRNQNYLVPSPVLRILDHTAFSTEKSADIEICDEECDSPESVNQQTQEESPIEVHTAEDVPIAAEVHAISEDYDIETENNSSESLQDQTDEEPPAKLCKILDKSQALNVTAQQKWPLLRANSSGLYKCELCEFNSKYFSDLKQHMILKHKRTDSNVCRVCKESFSTNMLLIEHAKLHEEDPYICKYCDYKTVIFENLSQHIADTHFSDHLYWCEQCDVQFSSSSELYLHFQEHSCDEQYLCQFCEHETNDPEDLHSHVVNEHACKLIELSDKYNNGEHGQYSLLSKITFDKCKNFFVCQVCGFRSRLHTNVNRHVAIEHTKIFPHVCDDCGKGFSSMLEYCKHLNSHLSEGIYLCQYCEYSTGQIEDLKIHLDFKHSADLPHKCSDCLMRFGNERELISHLPVHETT; translated from the exons ATGAATGAatatcctaaaaaaagaaaaaggaagacattaCACCCTTCTCGTTACTCAG ATTCCTCTGGAATAAGCAGAATTGCAGATGGATTCAATGGAATTTTTTCTGATCATTGTTATAGTGTTTGTTCTATGAGACAAccagacttaaaatattttgacaacAAAG atgatgatTCTGATACAGAGACATCAAATGACTTGCCAAAATTTACAGATGGAATCAAGGccagaaatagaaatcagaacTACCTGGTTCCCAGTCCTGTACTTAGAATTCTAGACCATACTGCCTTTTCTACAG aaaaatctgctgataTTGAAATTTGTGATGAAGAATGTGACTCACCTGAGTCAGTCAACCAACAAACTCAAGAGGAGAGTCCTATAGAAGTTCACACTGCTGAAGATGTTCCAATTGCTGCAGAAGTGCATGCAATTTCTGAAGATTAtgatatagagacagaaaacaattcCTCAGAAAGTCTCCAAGACCAAACTGATGAGGAGCCACCAGCTAAACTGTGCAAAATTCTTGACAAGAGCCAAGCTTTGAATGTGACTGCCCAACAGAAGTGGCCTTTACTGAGAGCCAATAGCAGTGGCCTCTATAAGTGTGAACTTTGTGAGTTCAAcagcaaatatttttctgatttaaagcAGCATATGATCCTGAAGCATAAGCGTACTGATTCAAATGTGTGTCGAGTATGCAAGGAAAGTTTCTCTACCAACATGCTTTTGATCGAACATGCCAAACTGCATGAAgaggatccctacatttgtaaatattgtgATTATAAAACAGTGATTTTTGAGAACCTCAGTCAGCACATTGCAGACACCCATTTTAGTGACCACCTCTATTGGTGTGAGCAGTGCGATGTACAGTTCTCCTCAAGCAGTGAACTCTACCTACATTTCCAGGAGCACAGCTGTGATGAACAGTACTTGTGTCAGTTTTGTGAACATGAAACAAATGATCCAGAAGACTTGCATAGCCATGTGGTAAATGAACATGCATGTAAATTAATTGAGTTAAGTGATAAGTATAACAATGGAGAACATGGACAGTACAGCCTCTTAAGCAAAATTACCTTTGACAAATGTAAAAACTTCTTTGTATGTCAAGTATGTGGTTTTCGGAGTAGACTTCATACAAATGTTAACAGGCATGTTGCTATTGAACATACTAAAATTTTTCCTCACGTTTGTGATGACTGTGGGAAAGGCTTTTCAAGTATGCTAGAATATTGCAAACATTTAAATTCACATTTATCTGAAGGGATCTATTTATGTCAATACTGTGAATATTCAACAGGACAAATTGAAGATCTTAAAATTCATCTAGATTTCAAGCATTCAGCTGACTTACCTCATAAATGTAGTGACTGCTTGATGAGGTTTGGAAATGAGAGAGAATTAATAAGTCATCTTCCAGTCCATGAGACaacttga